The Ignicoccus hospitalis KIN4/I genome includes the window AGAGGCCCAAGGGCATCTACTACTATTACGAGTCTTGGCACCCCGCTACCGTCAACGACGAAGTGGTGAAGAAGGCTAAGGACATAGCAGTAAAGGTGGTAAACGAGTTAGGGGGCTTAGGCATCTTCGGGGTTGAGATATTAGTTACCAAGGACGGGAGGGTACTGTTCAGCGAGGTCTCTCCCCGCCCTCACGACACCGGCCTGGTCACCTTAGCTAGCATGGAGCTGAGTGAGTTCGCAATTCACGCCCGCGCGGTCCTCGGCCTCCCCGTCCCTGAGCCCAAGTTACTAACTCCCGCGGCCTCTCGAGTGGTGCTGGCAGAGGAGGCCTTGGAGCCCCCCTGCTTGAAGGGGGTCGGCGAAGCGCTTAAGGTGAAGGGCGTCCAGCTGAGGTGGTTCGCCAAGCCGCGCAGTTACAAGGAGAGGAGGATGGGAGTGTTACTAGCGACCGGCTCCACGGTGGAGGAGGCGTTGGAGAGGGTTAGGAGGGCCGCCGGGTTCCTAAAAGTGGTTAAGTGTTAAGGTCCTCCTTTTGGGTTATGAAGTTCACCCTTCGCTCGACTTCTTATGGAACCTCGCGTATATCATTGCGTGGTCTTTGTCGAAGGGGTCTAAGTGCACTATGTCTAGGATCTCGAAGCCCCTGGACTTCAGCACTCCTATCTCCCTCTTGAACACCTCCTCCGGGCTCTTGGTGACGTCAACGCTTCTGGCCTTTATTGCCATTAACATGTAGCCTCCATCCTTTAGGAAGAAGTCCGCGTTATCGGCGACTATCTCCGCTTGGTTGGGCTGGGCCACGTCCGCGTACAGGCCGTCGACCAGCTCCGCCAAGTGACGGTACTCGCGCGGCTTCCTCGCGTCGCCCAGTATGGGGAAGATGTTCTTCCTTATTTCGGCCAAGTTTACGAACTCCCTCATAACTCTAGGAGCGAACTCTACGCCGTAGAGCCTTCCCTCTTCACCTATAATGTCGGAGATGTGGCTGGGAGTAGTTCCGGTCGCGGCCCCTAGGTAGAGTATGGAGTCGCCGGGCTTTATCGGAAGCTCTTCCAATCCCTTGACCAAAGCGGCTGCTAACTTTGAACGCTGGACGTTCCACTCGCGGTACTCCTCGCCTTGCCACTGGAAGAGCTTCTCGCCGTAGACTCTGTGCCCGGGCGTCAAGTTCTTAGTCGCCAAGCGCACGCTGCCATCCTCCAGCTCTACGACGTACACATTCTTGTATTGAGGGTGTTCGTAAACGTTAACGACCTCTATTGGCATGCCCTTTCTGGCCCCCGCGGAGCTGCCCTCTATGGTATAAAAACTGCGAGGGCTCTCGAGAGGAGCTCGAGAGATAGGCGTCGTAGGGGAACGGCAAGGCTTGGAGGCTGAGCAAATGCGCGAGGAACGCGTGGTGGGGCCGCGGGGATTTGAACCCCGGACTACCGCCGTGTGAGGGCGGCGTCCTTCCGGGCTAGACGACGGCCCCGAACCCCGGTCTGCCAGGACCGGGTACCCTTTTAAAGTTTTGCGTTATGTTAATACGCCTTCCCTCAAGGTGAGCACTAGGAGATGAAGGGCTTGAAGTGGAGTTTGGTGTTCCTCCTAGTATTCTCAGCGGTTTTAAACGCCGCCACGACGGTTAGCGTCTACTGGCTGGACGAGAAGAACAACGTAATGACCTTCGTAGACGGGTCGAAGGGCTACTACTCGCTCAAGTTATGTGTCGTGAGCTCCTCGGACGTCAGCGTCCACTTAACCTTAAGGGGCGACGCCTTCGGGGCCCCGAAGTATTACGAAGCCATCTTGAAGACCCAACGCGGCAAGGCTTGTAAGGACGTCTTACTCTACTTCGGCGAGAGGCCGAGCACGACTGAGAGGTCCTACGACGTGGTTATAAATGCCAACAACGTGAACGGAATATATGCCGACGTAGAGGTGAACGGAGTAAAACTCGAGAGGCTTGGCTACCTAAGGGTTCTGAGGCTCGGAGGTTCCGAGCTGACGCGCTGTCTGAAGGTCAACTCCAACGTTACGTACCCCTTCATCGGGGAGCACGTGAAGTTAGCGGTCTCCAACTCTTGTGGAACCCCGTTGGACGTCACCGTTAAGGTCGACGTTGAGAACTTCGCCGACTTCGACCTCGCTAGCTTCGTCCTAGCGTCCAACGAGAAGAGGGAGATAAACGTCACGGTTCCCAAACTCGTGGCAGTAAACTTGCTGGGCCCCTTGGGCGGGCCGGCCGTAGCCGTCCGAGGTCTCTACGTCTCCAT containing:
- a CDS encoding fibrillarin-like rRNA/tRNA 2'-O-methyltransferase, with the translated sequence MPIEVVNVYEHPQYKNVYVVELEDGSVRLATKNLTPGHRVYGEKLFQWQGEEYREWNVQRSKLAAALVKGLEELPIKPGDSILYLGAATGTTPSHISDIIGEEGRLYGVEFAPRVMREFVNLAEIRKNIFPILGDARKPREYRHLAELVDGLYADVAQPNQAEIVADNADFFLKDGGYMLMAIKARSVDVTKSPEEVFKREIGVLKSRGFEILDIVHLDPFDKDHAMIYARFHKKSSEG